The following coding sequences are from one Maniola jurtina chromosome 14, ilManJurt1.1, whole genome shotgun sequence window:
- the LOC123871549 gene encoding sucrose-6-phosphate hydrolase-like → MCKESIKFKMFLVRSGLLALCLVVAARAAAVSDYETAKAELEEYIRNKRKDIDPRFRPLYHVAPPVGWMNDPNGFSYHKGEFHLFYQFYPYDSVWGPMHWGHVTSRDLVNWEQRPTALLPEREQCFSGGAITQGDQLVLMYTAHAGSDVEPFFNETQYLAFSDDAMNFHKYEGNPVIARAPNGSPDFRDPKVWKHGDDYYSAIGSKTWNDRGLVLLYKSKDLKDWEFLSVIAESNGEEGYMWECPDFFELDGKFVLLISPQGMEEQGDRYKNTNQNGYIIGSFSYDTNQFVPEVGFQEIDFGHDFYAAQTVEANGKRYISAWFNMWGVPHHEAVDGWAGMLTIPRELRLVNNRVTMNPVEELVSLRDGVVVDGDVRPDAVLEFGKAVELIIESDLNQKVDIMLDGREGGNSAWLRWDPEVRKVVVDRGSGDVRQVEWAPVGSKTWRVFLDASSVELFCGDGEVVLSSRVHPLGGWRLTNQSPQTIQLKAYNLRRSVPE, encoded by the coding sequence ATGTGTAAGGAGTCAATCAAATTCAAGATGTTTCTGGTACGTAGCGGCTTGCTCGCCCTGTGCCTCGTGGTGGcagcgcgcgccgccgccgtcAGCGACTACGAGACCGCCAAAGCCGAGCTCGAGGAGTACATCCGGAACAAGAGGAAGGACATCGACCCGCGCTTCCGGCCGCTGTACCACGTCGCGCCCCCGGTGGGCTGGATGAACGATCCCAACGGGTTCTCGTACCACAAAGGAGAGTTCCATCTTTTCTACCAATTCTATCCTTACGACAGCGTGTGGGGCCCGATGCACTGGGGACACGTGACGAGCCGCGACCTGGTGAACTGGGAGCAGCGGCCCACGGCGCTTCTGCCCGAACGAGAGCAATGCTTCTCGGGAGGCGCCATAACGCAAGGCGACCAGCTGGTCCTGATGTACACGGCCCACGCCGGCAGCGACGTGGAGCCCTTCTTCAACGAGACCCAGTACTTGGCCTTCAGCGACGACGCCATGAACTTCCACAAGTACGAAGGCAATCCGGTCATAGCCAGAGCCCCGAACGGCTCGCCGGACTTCAGAGACCCGAAGGTTTGGAAGCACGGAGACGACTACTACTCCGCGATCGGCAGCAAGACTTGGAACGACCGCGGCCTGGTGCTCTTGTACAAGTCCAAGGACTTGAAAGATTGGGAGTTTCTATCGGTGATCGCGGAGTCGAATGGAGAAGAAGGTTACATGTGGGAATGTCCGGATTTCTTCGAGCTGGACGGCAAGTTCGTGCTGCTCATCTCCCCCCAGGGCATGGAGGAGCAGGGCGACAGGTACAAGAACACCAACCAGAACGGCTACATCATCGGCAGCTTCAGTTACGACACCAATCAATTCGTGCCGGAAGTCGGATTCCAGGAGATCGACTTCGGACACGACTTCTACGCGGCTCAGACGGTCGAGGCGAACggaaaaaggtatatcagcgcTTGGTTCAACATGTGGGGGGTTCCTCACCACGAAGCCGTGGACGGATGGGCTGGAATGTTGACGATACCCAGGGAGCTAAGACTAGTCAATAACCGCGTGACCATGAATCCTGTAGAAGAGCTTGTCAGTTTGAGAGACGGAGTGGTGGTGGACGGCGACGTTCGGCCGGACGCAGTGCTCGAGTTCGGCAAGGCCGTCGAACTGATTATTGAGAGTGACCTCAATCAGAAAGTCGATATAATGTTGGACGGGCGCGAGGGAGGCAACAGCGCGTGGTTGCGCTGGGACCCCGAGGTACGCAAGGTCGTAGTGGACCGAGGATCAGGGGACGTGAGACAAGTGGAATGGGCTCCCGTCGGTTCGAAGACGTGGCGTGTGTTCCTGGACGCGAGCAGCGTGGAGCTGTTCTGCGGAGACGGCGAGGTGGTGCTGAGCAGCAGAGTGCACCCGCTGGGCGGGTGGCGGCTGACCAATCAGAGCCCCCAAACGATCCAGCTCAAAGCTTACAACTTGAGAAGAAGTGTACCAGAATAA
- the LOC123871565 gene encoding uncharacterized protein LOC123871565, translating into MISLPKTKRDPKKTADLCKCRPVCKSRRREWKGELQKTSAELLLERKPVRDCLRRWPTRVYPNSPCPLLARTRHVTVVERDVERPPKVVRICQAPVDDVADTPYLKLAQMLINLGAMDAVKSRCPFCRCSGCCACDARDYQPADETRVKSRRRDMRDFDARIRRDYQPMRTMYR; encoded by the exons ATGATAAGTTTACCAAAGACAAAACGAGATCCGAAGAAAACGGCAGACCTGTGCAA ATGCCGCCCAGTTTGTAAAAGTCGTAGACGTGAGTGGAAGGGAGAGCTGCAGAAAACGTCAGCTGAACTGCTGCTGGAGAGGAAACCTGTCCGCGACTGCTTGCGAAGATGGCCGACG AGAGTGTACCCCAACAGCCCGTGTCCACTGCTCGCGCGCACGCGTCACGTCACCGTCGTAGAGAGAGACGTGGAGCGCCCGCCGAAAGTCGTTCGGATATGCCAAGCGCCGGTCGACGATGTTGCGGACACTCCGTATCTGAAGCTTGCACAAATGCTTATAAATTTAG GTGCTATGGACGCGGTGAAGTCGCGCTGCCCGTTCTGCAGATGCAGCGGTTGCTGCGCGTGCGACGCGCGCGACTACCAGCCGGCCGACGAGACGCGCGTCAAGTCGCGACGACGCGACATGCGCGACTTCGACGCGCGTATCCGCCGCGACTACCAGCCTATGCGGACTATGTACCGATAA
- the LOC123871563 gene encoding uncharacterized protein LOC123871563 isoform X1, protein METATTSLEQSPASPVSENTELSGCLEPPATSNPPDSDQGSDEFNDGDCGEPLVGQRLVLDFTPTEEDTDYIQQKCCAFWEFVNKQAELEGLGALSDSEISEEMSDSGDYDYESTSEQPQSTPNLKSIEKTAVSMLELVEENGLIDRAFVSRLPTSHCSMGLTDYAHEKTNHAAKGDHSMDSTKLTISRSQKTKSQMIKQRDSQPDNASSPSVRAMCLKLQEWDEEHPKCMEAPGPAPDLHSDVTQPPAVKPTKQCGCHTVCRLRKQSQ, encoded by the exons ATGGAAACGGCAACCACAAGCCTCGAACAATCCCCAGCATCCCCAGTCTCTGAAAACACAGAGTTATCAGGTTGCCTCGAACCACCAGCCACCAGCAACCCGCCAGACTCCGACCAAGGTTCAGACGAGTTCAATGACGGCGACTGCGGGGAGCCACTGGTGGGACAGCGGCTGGTGTTGGACTTTACACCTACTGAAGAGGATACTGATTATATTCAACAGAAGTGCTGTGCGTTTTGGGAGTTTGTTAATAAGCAAGCTGAGTTGGAAGGCTTAGGTGCTTTAAGT gaCTCGGAAATCTCTGAAGAGATGTCGGATTCAGGCGACTATGACTATGAGTCGACTAGTGAACAACCCCAATCCACACCGAACTTGAAAAGTATAGAAAAAACAGCTGTTTCTATGTTGGAGCTGGTGGAAGAGAACG GTCTGATCGATCGAGCCTTTGTATCCAGACTGCCGACTTCGCACTGTAGTATGGGACTCACTGATTATGCACACGAGAAGACGAACCATGCAGCTAAGG GTGATCATAGTATGGACTCTACAAAATTGACAATATCTCGGAGTCAAAAGACTAAGTCTCAAATGATTAAACAACGCGACAGCCAGCCCGACAACGCGTCTTCTCCATCAGTGCGAGCCATGTGCCTGAAGCTCCAGGAGTGGGATGAGGAGCATCCTAA GTGTATGGAGGCACCTGGACCCGCGCCTGACCTGCACAGTGACGTCACTCAGCCGCCGGCTGTGAAGCCTACCAAACAGTGTGGTTGTCACACTGTGTGTCGTTTGAGGAAACAGTCACAATAA
- the LOC123871563 gene encoding uncharacterized protein LOC123871563 isoform X2, which produces METATTSLEQSPASPVSENTELSGCLEPPATSNPPDSDQGSDEFNDGDCGEPLVGQRLVLDFTPTEEDTDYIQQKCCAFWEFVNKQAELEGLGALSDSEISEEMSDSGDYDYESTSEQPQSTPNLKSIEKTAVSMLELVEENGLIDRAFVSRLPTSHCSMGLTDYAHEKTNHAAKGVWRHLDPRLTCTVTSLSRRL; this is translated from the exons ATGGAAACGGCAACCACAAGCCTCGAACAATCCCCAGCATCCCCAGTCTCTGAAAACACAGAGTTATCAGGTTGCCTCGAACCACCAGCCACCAGCAACCCGCCAGACTCCGACCAAGGTTCAGACGAGTTCAATGACGGCGACTGCGGGGAGCCACTGGTGGGACAGCGGCTGGTGTTGGACTTTACACCTACTGAAGAGGATACTGATTATATTCAACAGAAGTGCTGTGCGTTTTGGGAGTTTGTTAATAAGCAAGCTGAGTTGGAAGGCTTAGGTGCTTTAAGT gaCTCGGAAATCTCTGAAGAGATGTCGGATTCAGGCGACTATGACTATGAGTCGACTAGTGAACAACCCCAATCCACACCGAACTTGAAAAGTATAGAAAAAACAGCTGTTTCTATGTTGGAGCTGGTGGAAGAGAACG GTCTGATCGATCGAGCCTTTGTATCCAGACTGCCGACTTCGCACTGTAGTATGGGACTCACTGATTATGCACACGAGAAGACGAACCATGCAGCTAAGG GTGTATGGAGGCACCTGGACCCGCGCCTGACCTGCACAGTGACGTCACTCAGCCGCCGGCTGTGA
- the LOC123871561 gene encoding macrophage mannose receptor 1-like has translation MKVVTVCVIIPALFVAATHSKAVKEFRCDYEYVAEVDGWLKFHDIPASWFDARLRCHLEGTTLASPLNEDVQRAILCVAGRHDLFPRDIHTGIHATFSNGDFFSIEGVPLSDIKHEWVAGEPNNSNDDENCIYLTHSGTIGDANCGTPKPYVCYSKDDEDLAINECGTTDDGYKMDRASGSCYKFHGTPRVYSRAHMACAAEGGYLAIINGDSEADYIRKLFVQNPASSMVGPFYKEVAYLGFNDWNEHGEWLTIHGEPLEKAGYARWSAGEPNNLTGEFCGGVHRSGYLLDLKCDSVHAFICEKSLDSLLC, from the exons ATGAAGGTTGTAACTGTTTGCGTTATAATTCCGGCTCTTTTCGTTGCGGCCACACACTCCAAAGCAG TAAAAGAGTTTCGCTGCGACTATGAATACGTCGCGGAAGTGGATGGGTGGCTGAAGTTCCACGATATACCAGCAAGTTGGTTCGACGCCCGCCTCAGGTGCCACCTTGAAG GGACCACATTAGCTTCCCCGCTAAACGAAGACGTCCAGAGAGCCATCCTCTGTGTTGCGGGACGGCACGACTTGTTCCCCCGGGACATTCACACCGGCATCCACGCTACGTTCTCGAACGGAGACTTCTTTTCCATCGAAG GAGTTCCTCTATCTGATATAAAGCACGAATGGGTCGCAGGAGAACCCAACAACTCGAATGACGATGAAAACTGTATATACTTGACCCACAGCGGTACCATCGGCGACGCGAACTGTGGGACCCCTAAACCTTACGTCTGCTACAGTAAGGACGATGAGGACCTCGCGATTAACGAATGTGGTACCACTGACGACG GATACAAGATGGACAGAGCCTCTGGCAGCTGCTACAAGTTCCACGGCACGCCGCGCGTCTACTCCCGCGCACACATGGCCTGCGCCGCCGAGGGAGGGTACCTCGCCATCATCAACGGCGACAGTGAAGCCGACTACATCAG AAAACTGTTCGTGCAGAACCCTGCGTCATCTATGGTGGGGCCATTCTACAAGGAAGTGGCGTATTTGGGCTTCAACGATTGGAACGAACATGGAGAATGGCTCACGATTCACG GTGAACCGCTGGAGAAGGCCGGCTACGCGAGATGGTCGGCCGGTGAACCGAACAACTTGACCGGTGAATTCTGCGGAGGGGTGCACCGCTCGGGGTACCTGTTGGACCTCAAGTGTGACTCCGTGCACGCCTTCATTTGCGAGAAGAGTCTCGACAGCTTGTTGTGCTAG